A region from the Triticum urartu cultivar G1812 chromosome 1, Tu2.1, whole genome shotgun sequence genome encodes:
- the LOC125556441 gene encoding microtubule-associated protein RP/EB family member 1C-like, producing the protein MSVSNIGMMDGAYFVGRNEILAWINTTLQLGLAKVEEAASGAVACQLMDAAHPGAVPMHKVNFDAKNEYDMIQNYKVLQDVFNKLKITKHIEVNKLIKGRPLDNLEFMQWMKRYCDSVNGGFMTSYNASERRESSKGGKDTNRRTSGTSQAPAKSASTTHKAQPPSHAAKRANGHASNAPQRCAKPPPAYDAQMTELKLLVDSAEKERDFYFSKLRDVEILCQSPEVEHLPIVKAIQKILYASEDDPSTVAEAQAEMVAQQNQMQQQPMLSPILEASEAPSITPKDSSEESLRQEAAAAHKRKSISDLEEFEMGSSSRMRLSDVSDVQLCGSPLMSFT; encoded by the exons ATGTCGGTCAGCAACATAGGGATGATGGACGGCGCCTACTTCGTGGGGCGGAACGAGATCCTCGCCTGGATCAACACTACCCTGCAGCTCGGCCTCGCCAAGGTCGAGGAG GCGGCGTCGGGCGCGGTGGCGTGCCAGCTCATGGACGCGGCGCACCCCGGGGCGGTGCCCATGCACAAGGTCAACTTCGACGCCAAGAACGAGTACGACATGATCCAGAACTACAAGGTCCTGCAGGATGTGTTCAACAAGCTGAAGATCACCAAG CACATTGAGGTTAATAAGCTCATCAAAGGAAGGCCCCTAGACAACCTGGAGTTCATGCAGTGGATGAAAAGATACTGTGATTCTGTTAATGGTGGATTCATGACCAG CTACAATGCTTCCGAGAGAAGAGAAAGCAGCAAGGGTGGGAAAGACACCAACAGAAGGACATCAGGGACTTCCCAGGCGCCTGCCAAGTCTGCATCCACCACCCACAAAGCTCAGCCTCCGTCGCACGCAGCTAAGCGGGCCAACGGGCATGCTTCAAATGCTCCACAGCGGTGCGCAAAGCCGCCTCCAGCTTATGATGCACAG ATGACCGAGCTGAAACTCCTTGTTGATAGCGCCGAGAAAGAGAGAGATTTCTATTTCTCTAAGCTGCGGGACGTTGAGATCTTGTGCCAGAGCCCCGAGGTTGAGCATTTACCG ATTGTGAAGGCTATCCAGAAGATACTCTACGCTTCGGAGGACGACCCCTCGACGGTGGCGGAAGCCCAGGCAGAGATGGTGGCGCAGCAGAACCAGATGCAGCAGCAGCCAATGCTGAGCCCCATCCTGGAGGCGTCCGAGGCCCCAAGCATCACCCCCAAGGATTCTTCCGAGGAGAGCTTGAGGCAGGAAGCAGCGGCAGCACACAAGAGGAAGAGCATCTCGGACCTGGAGGAGTTCGAGATGGGGTCGAGCTCCAGGATGAGGCTCTCAGACGTCTCGGACGTGCAGCTGTGCGGCTCACCGTTGATGAGCTTCACCTGA
- the LOC125556452 gene encoding multidrug resistance protein 2-like isoform X1: protein MMRHRARSSPSSPLTPSSSTRVKKIFGFSVSLILINLASIMERADENLLPAVYKEVGAAFNAGPTDLGYLNFVMNFLKSIASPLAGILALHYDRPAVLAIGTVFWALSTGAVGVSQHFQQVAFWRAINGLGLAIVIPALQSFIADSYKDGTRGAGFGLLSLIGAVGGIGGSIVATLMAGKDYWGLPGWRLAFIMVALVSFIIGILVYLYSTDPRRIPGNHLLDDDDYERSHLSSKDVLPPTSIWMDSWVAMKSVMKVKTFQIIVLQGIIGSLPWTAIVFFTMWFELIGFDNRSSAALNSLFAIGCASGALLGGVLADRLSRHYPDSARIMCAQFSAFMGIPFSWILLTVIPQSTDYWFAYAVTLFFMGITISWCATSANNPMFAEVVPPKHRTMIYAFDRAFEGSFASLAAPAVGLVTEKIYGYDAKTVNIANGSAQGAYALSRGLLTMMILPFGICVLFYSPLYLVFKHDRDNAKVARFKDQELI from the exons ATGATGAGGCACAGAGCTCGCTCTTCCCCCAGCTCCCCTCTCACCCCATCCTCCAGCACGAG AGTGAAGAAGATATTTGGTTTCTCCGTATCTCTCATCCTCATCAATCTGGCTTCTATTATGGAGCGTGCTGATGAGAATCTTCTTCCAGCAGTTTACAAGGAAGTCGGTGCAGCCTTCAATGCTGGTCCCACTGACCTGGGATACCTTAATTTTGTAATGAACTTTCTTAAGTCGATAGCATCGCCCTTGGCCGGCATCCTTGCTCTTCACTATGATCGCCCAGCAGTGCTTGCAATAGGAACTGTCTTCTGGGCCTTATCAACAGGGGCTGTTGGTGTTAGCCAGCATTTTCAGCAGGTTGCATTCTGGAGAGCTATAAATGGCCTTGGACTTGCCATTGTAATACCAGCACTTCAGTCGTTCATAGCGGATAGCTACAAAGATGGTACACGCGGAGCTGGGTTTGGTTTGTTAAGCCTCATCGGTGCAGTAGGAGGTATAGGTGGTAGTATTGTGGCAACACTCATGGCTGGGAAGGACTACTGGGGATTGCCCGGGTGGCGTCTTGCTTTTATTATGGTTGCGCTTGTCAGCTTCATAATTGGAATTCTTGTCTACTTGTATTCTACTGATCCAAGAAGAATCCCTGGAAATCATCTTCTTGATGACGACGACTACGAGAG GTCACATCTGTCCAGCAAAGATGTTCTTCCTCCGACCTCTATCTGGATGGATTCTTGGGTAGCAATGAAGAGTGTCATGAAAGTGAAGACATTTCAGATCATTGTGTTGCAGGGGATAATTGGCTCATTGCCCTGGACCGCCATAGTTTTCTTCACCATGTGGTTTGAACTCATTG GTTTTGACAATAGGAGTTCTGCAGCATTGAACAGCCTATTCGCCATTGGGTGCGCCAGTGGAGCTCTCCTTGGTGGTGTACTAGCAGACCGCCTGTCACGGCACTATCCCGATTCTGCACGCATCATGTGCGCTCAGTTTAGCGCCTTCATGGGCATTCCTTTCTCATGGATCCTTCTTACAGTCATTCCTCAGTCAACTGACTACTGGTTTGCCTACGCCGTCACACTCTTCTTCATGGGTATCACCATCAGCTGGTGTGCTACTTCCgcaaacaaccccatgttcgcGGAGGTAGTCCCTCCCAAGCACCGCACCATGATCTACGCCTTCGACCGGGCTTTTGAGGGTTCATTCGCCTCACTGGCCGCTCCTGCTGTTGGCTTGGTCACTGAGAAGATATATGGCTACGACGCCAAGACTGTAAACATCGCAAACGGATCAGCACAAGGGGCGTATGCGCTGTCGAGAGGGCTACTAACCATGATGATCCTTCCTTTTGGTATCTGTGTCCTGTTCTATAGCCCTTTGTACCTTGTGTTCAAGCACGACAGAGACAATGCCAAGGTAGCCAGATTCAAGGACCAGGAGCTAATCTGA
- the LOC125556452 gene encoding uncharacterized protein LOC125556452 isoform X2 gives MNFLKSIASPLAGILALHYDRPAVLAIGTVFWALSTGAVGVSQHFQQVAFWRAINGLGLAIVIPALQSFIADSYKDGTRGAGFGLLSLIGAVGGIGGSIVATLMAGKDYWGLPGWRLAFIMVALVSFIIGILVYLYSTDPRRIPGNHLLDDDDYERSHLSSKDVLPPTSIWMDSWVAMKSVMKVKTFQIIVLQGIIGSLPWTAIVFFTMWFELIGFDNRSSAALNSLFAIGCASGALLGGVLADRLSRHYPDSARIMCAQFSAFMGIPFSWILLTVIPQSTDYWFAYAVTLFFMGITISWCATSANNPMFAEVVPPKHRTMIYAFDRAFEGSFASLAAPAVGLVTEKIYGYDAKTVNIANGSAQGAYALSRGLLTMMILPFGICVLFYSPLYLVFKHDRDNAKVARFKDQELI, from the exons ATGAACTTTCTTAAGTCGATAGCATCGCCCTTGGCCGGCATCCTTGCTCTTCACTATGATCGCCCAGCAGTGCTTGCAATAGGAACTGTCTTCTGGGCCTTATCAACAGGGGCTGTTGGTGTTAGCCAGCATTTTCAGCAGGTTGCATTCTGGAGAGCTATAAATGGCCTTGGACTTGCCATTGTAATACCAGCACTTCAGTCGTTCATAGCGGATAGCTACAAAGATGGTACACGCGGAGCTGGGTTTGGTTTGTTAAGCCTCATCGGTGCAGTAGGAGGTATAGGTGGTAGTATTGTGGCAACACTCATGGCTGGGAAGGACTACTGGGGATTGCCCGGGTGGCGTCTTGCTTTTATTATGGTTGCGCTTGTCAGCTTCATAATTGGAATTCTTGTCTACTTGTATTCTACTGATCCAAGAAGAATCCCTGGAAATCATCTTCTTGATGACGACGACTACGAGAG GTCACATCTGTCCAGCAAAGATGTTCTTCCTCCGACCTCTATCTGGATGGATTCTTGGGTAGCAATGAAGAGTGTCATGAAAGTGAAGACATTTCAGATCATTGTGTTGCAGGGGATAATTGGCTCATTGCCCTGGACCGCCATAGTTTTCTTCACCATGTGGTTTGAACTCATTG GTTTTGACAATAGGAGTTCTGCAGCATTGAACAGCCTATTCGCCATTGGGTGCGCCAGTGGAGCTCTCCTTGGTGGTGTACTAGCAGACCGCCTGTCACGGCACTATCCCGATTCTGCACGCATCATGTGCGCTCAGTTTAGCGCCTTCATGGGCATTCCTTTCTCATGGATCCTTCTTACAGTCATTCCTCAGTCAACTGACTACTGGTTTGCCTACGCCGTCACACTCTTCTTCATGGGTATCACCATCAGCTGGTGTGCTACTTCCgcaaacaaccccatgttcgcGGAGGTAGTCCCTCCCAAGCACCGCACCATGATCTACGCCTTCGACCGGGCTTTTGAGGGTTCATTCGCCTCACTGGCCGCTCCTGCTGTTGGCTTGGTCACTGAGAAGATATATGGCTACGACGCCAAGACTGTAAACATCGCAAACGGATCAGCACAAGGGGCGTATGCGCTGTCGAGAGGGCTACTAACCATGATGATCCTTCCTTTTGGTATCTGTGTCCTGTTCTATAGCCCTTTGTACCTTGTGTTCAAGCACGACAGAGACAATGCCAAGGTAGCCAGATTCAAGGACCAGGAGCTAATCTGA